ACGATCAGCAGCACCGCCACCCGGGCCGCCTGCCTGTTATGGCACACCGGCCGGAGTCTTCGGCGCTCCATGCTGTGCCACACGTGGGGGAACGCGTCCGGAGGAGAGCCGGAACCTGCTGCGACTTTCGGGGCGGAGCCTGTGCGCCTTCCGTTTCATAGTGCAGGCCTAGCCGCGGAGAGGCAGTCAGTTCACCATTGGCAGGCTGAAGCGCCGCCGACAGGACCTCGCGGGCGGCAGCCGGGGCCGGGCGGGCGCCGGATCCCTGTACTCCGGGCGACTGTGCCCCGGCCAGCTGGACTGGCCAGCGGTGCGGGAATGCGCTGTGGCGCCTGATTCTGGACATGGGGGTCTCCTTCGGGTCCTGGGGTTCAGGGACGTCATTGTTCCCAGTGTCGAAGCCGCCGCGCCCTCTACGGTGCCGGCCCTGCTGACTGCCGCCCACGGGATTGCCCGGGCCCTCAAAGCGTCGTGCACGGATCCCCGAAGATGACGTAGCCAAAGCGAGGGAGTTACAGCTAGCCGGCCAACGGCCCGGACAGCCATTCTTTAGCTTCCTCTTGAGACCGAAGCCGCACAACGATGAGGTGCGGATATTCGTGGACAAGGCGGGGCACCGCAGCCTTGTAATTCTTCCTGGATCTAATGGCCCAGCGCACGATGTGGTCACGATCGGTGAGGAACGTCCAAAGCGGTGCTTCGATGTTGCCGTTCCACAGCTCTTCCCGGCTCCGCCGCCGGCGGATCGTGCGCCGGAGGAGGCGGGGCAGCGTGACGCTCACAAAGGGTAAGTCGAGCCACACCACCGTATCGGCGCTCTCGGCAAGCAGCGGCCGCGCGGCGTCGTACTGCCATTCGGTGGTCCACGATTCGCCCAGGACCAAGGAGCGCACATCGGCGAGGAACTCCGGCCGGGGCGCCCACGCGGGCCCGTGGAAGAGCGCGTCAATCTCTGCGTGCGGGCCTCCCGTTACGGCGGCGATTCGCCCGGCCAGAGTTGTATTCCCCACTCCTGACACCCCGGCCACAAGCACCCGCTTCGGGGGATGTGCAAGGGGGTCGCTATGAGAGTGCATGGGTAGAGCTTAGGCACGTTTGTTCGGGAACGGTCGCTGTATGGAGGTGTGGCTTTCAGCGCGGGAATAGGTAGGAAAAGCGTTCCCACGCGGATTGCCGGGTCATCCCCAGCGACGCACCAATGCGCGCCCATCGCACTCTCGCAGCAGGGCGTCCCTGAAAAAGATTCCCCGCGGGCTCCGACACTGCAGGTCGGGACTGACTCGAGCCACCCTAAAGTACCTGGTGGACGCTGGGGCGAAGACAGGTGCCTGGCAGCAGGGTGTCGCTGACCGTCGGCGGCGCGGAAAGTTTGCGCCGACGGCCCTGGACATTGTCCTGGCCGGGAACGCGATTGTGCTTTGAAGACCATCGACATCCGGGTCGCCAGCTGCTGCCGGCGCCCGTCGCGCTGCCCGGGGCCGGTTCGTGAAAAATGTCGTAGGCATCTGAAATTCTGGGTGTATGGAAAGCACGGACTGGAGTGCGGATGGCAGGGCGGCCCTGGCGGCTGTCGGGGTGTTGACTGTGGCGCTGGATTCCGTCACTGGGGCCTGCGCCGACGCTGACGGCGGTGGTCCGTCCGGGGCGGGTGACGCTGGCCCGCCCGGCGCCAGTGTCCGCCGGGATGCCGATCCGTTGCGGGAACTGGCGGATGATTGCCTGGACGGGCTGGCCGAGGTCGCCCGGTGGGAGGCGCGGGCCGCGGCGTTGAAGGTCAGGCTGGCCGCTACCTATCTGCGGG
This DNA window, taken from Pseudarthrobacter sp. ATCC 49987, encodes the following:
- a CDS encoding AAA family ATPase, which produces MGNTTLAGRIAAVTGGPHAEIDALFHGPAWAPRPEFLADVRSLVLGESWTTEWQYDAARPLLAESADTVVWLDLPFVSVTLPRLLRRTIRRRRSREELWNGNIEAPLWTFLTDRDHIVRWAIRSRKNYKAAVPRLVHEYPHLIVVRLRSQEEAKEWLSGPLAG